Proteins from a genomic interval of Pseudodesulfovibrio nedwellii:
- the pta gene encoding phosphate acetyltransferase gives MSKNLYVSATEERSGKSAVVLGVMQMLLRELHNVAIFRPIINDPGEGNKDHDIALMIDHFKMSIPYRDTYAYTLKQARELINSGQHALVLENILNKYKSLEEEYDFVLCEGTDFKGKDPAFEFDLNADIAANIGSPMLVITSGRDKNPDEVANITQSTLDTLSEKGVDFIACVVNRAPEGMTDEMCGTIECDRNGEHMPLYVIPENEALGKPSIGDVKRWLDADILYGHSGMQTLVDNYVIAAMQIGNFLQYIKPGSLIITPGDRSDIILSSLASRLSSSYPDIAGIVLTGGLDVSANVHKLIEGWTGVPVPVLSVKGHTYQNVQELNRLYGRIEANDHQRIATALGGFTQHVNVQELRDRLVEKRSTRVTPKMFEYSLFDKASRNKQRIVLPEGTGERILRAADILLRRGVAEIILLGREDEIRDKASKFGVDISGATIINPAESELLDSFAEEYLELRKHKGVIAEVAWDRMSDPTYFGTMMVHKGFADGMVAGSVTTTAQTIRPAFEFVKTKPGSSIVSSVFLMCLKDRVLVYGDCAVNPNPDARQLAEIAISAAETAKIFGVTPRVAMLSYSTGSSGKGEDVEKVTEATRIAKTLIEGRGLDFPIEGPLQYDAAVDPEVAKVKLPESDVAGRATVFVFPDLNTGNNTYKAVQRAANAVAIGPILQGLNKPVNDLSRGCTVPDVVNTVAITAIQAQAEKGE, from the coding sequence ATGTCCAAAAACCTGTATGTGAGCGCGACGGAAGAAAGAAGTGGCAAATCAGCCGTAGTTCTGGGCGTCATGCAAATGCTCCTCAGAGAACTGCACAACGTCGCCATCTTCCGCCCCATCATCAATGACCCGGGTGAGGGAAACAAAGACCACGACATCGCTTTGATGATCGATCACTTCAAGATGTCCATCCCTTATCGCGACACCTACGCGTATACTCTCAAACAAGCGCGTGAGCTGATCAACTCAGGTCAGCACGCGCTTGTTCTTGAGAATATTCTGAACAAATATAAATCACTAGAAGAAGAGTACGACTTCGTTCTCTGCGAAGGTACCGACTTCAAGGGCAAAGACCCGGCCTTCGAATTCGACCTCAACGCCGACATCGCGGCCAACATTGGCTCGCCCATGCTCGTGATCACTTCCGGCCGAGACAAGAACCCGGACGAAGTGGCCAACATCACTCAGTCCACTCTGGATACCTTGTCCGAAAAAGGTGTGGATTTCATCGCCTGCGTGGTTAACCGCGCTCCCGAAGGCATGACCGATGAGATGTGTGGCACCATTGAATGTGACCGAAACGGTGAGCACATGCCGCTATACGTCATCCCTGAGAATGAAGCCCTTGGCAAACCAAGCATCGGTGACGTCAAACGGTGGCTCGACGCTGACATCCTTTACGGCCACAGCGGCATGCAGACTCTGGTAGATAATTACGTGATCGCGGCCATGCAGATCGGCAACTTTTTGCAATACATCAAACCAGGCAGCTTGATCATCACACCGGGAGATAGGTCGGATATCATTCTGTCCAGCCTCGCATCCCGACTCTCCAGTTCCTATCCTGACATAGCAGGTATCGTGCTGACTGGAGGCCTGGATGTCTCTGCCAACGTTCACAAACTCATCGAAGGTTGGACAGGAGTTCCTGTCCCAGTCCTCTCGGTCAAGGGACACACCTACCAGAACGTTCAGGAACTCAACCGGTTGTATGGCCGCATTGAGGCTAACGACCACCAACGCATTGCCACTGCACTTGGCGGCTTTACCCAGCATGTAAACGTGCAAGAACTTCGTGACCGTCTGGTCGAAAAACGGTCTACGCGAGTCACGCCCAAAATGTTCGAATACTCCCTGTTCGACAAAGCTTCTCGCAACAAGCAACGCATTGTCCTGCCTGAAGGAACTGGCGAACGCATCCTGCGCGCCGCCGACATCCTGCTCAGGCGCGGTGTGGCTGAAATCATTCTGCTTGGTCGTGAAGATGAAATTCGCGATAAGGCTTCCAAGTTCGGTGTGGACATCTCCGGCGCTACCATTATCAACCCCGCAGAATCCGAACTGCTCGACTCCTTTGCCGAAGAATACCTCGAACTGCGCAAGCACAAAGGCGTCATCGCCGAAGTTGCCTGGGACCGCATGTCCGACCCGACCTATTTTGGCACTATGATGGTCCATAAAGGGTTCGCCGACGGCATGGTGGCTGGTTCCGTCACAACGACAGCCCAAACTATCCGTCCTGCCTTTGAATTCGTGAAGACCAAACCGGGCAGCTCCATTGTCTCCTCGGTCTTCCTCATGTGCCTCAAGGACCGCGTACTGGTATACGGCGACTGTGCTGTAAATCCCAACCCCGATGCCCGCCAGTTGGCGGAAATCGCTATCAGTGCCGCTGAAACCGCCAAGATCTTCGGTGTCACACCGAGAGTCGCCATGCTGAGTTACTCTACTGGTTCCTCCGGCAAAGGCGAAGACGTTGAAAAAGTCACTGAGGCCACACGCATTGCCAAGACCCTTATCGAAGGACGCGGACTGGACTTCCCCATTGAGGGACCACTTCAGTACGATGCCGCCGTGGACCCGGAAGTCGCCAAGGTCAAACTGCCGGAATCCGATGTCGCCGGACGGGCCACAGTCTTTGTCTTCCCCGACCTGAACACCGGCAACAATACATACAAGGCAGTGCAGCGTGCCGCCAACGCCGTTGCAATCGGCCCAATTCTTCAAGGACTCAATAAGCCGGTCAACGACCTGTCTCGCGGTTGTACCGTGCCGGACGTCGTAAACACCGTTGCAATTACCGCCATCCAGGCTCAAGCCGAAAAAGGTGAATAA